The Pelmatolapia mariae isolate MD_Pm_ZW linkage group LG10_11, Pm_UMD_F_2, whole genome shotgun sequence genome includes a region encoding these proteins:
- the rcvrn2 gene encoding recoverin 2, which produces MGNATSSAISKEILEDLKLTTKFTEQEISQWYENFQKQCPSGRISPEEFEEIYARFFPDSDPKSYARHVFRSFDTNDDGTLDFKEYIIALHMTSTGRTTRKLEWAFSLFDVDKNGYITKAEVKEICQALFKLIPKEDHSKLPEDENTPEKRANKLWGCFEKKDNDRLAEGEFITGVIENENAMRLIHYEPIKH; this is translated from the exons ATGGGAAATGCAACCAGTAGCGCGATATCAAAGGAGATCCTGGAGGACCTGAAGCTCACCACAAAATTTACTGAACAAGAAATCTCCCAGTGGTACGAGAACTTTCAGAAGCAGTGTCCATCAGGACGCATCTCACCAGAGGAGTTTGAGGAAATCTATGCGCGCTTCTTCCCTGACAGTGATCCTAAGAGCTACGCAAGGCATGTGTTTCGCTCCTTTGACACCAACGATGACGGCACTTTAGACTTCAAGGAGTACATCATTGCACTACACATGACCTCCACTGGGAGGACAACCCGAAAACTGGAGTGGGCCTTCTCACTGTTTGATGTAGACAAGAACGGATACATCACCAAGGCAGAAGTGAAAGAAATATGCCAG GCCTTGTTTAAGCTGATCCCCAAAGAGGACCACAGCAAACTACCAGAGGATGAGAACACACCCGAGAAGAGAGCCAACAAGCTGTGGGGTTGCtttgaaaagaaagacaatg ATCGACTGGCTGAAGGAGAGTTCATTACAGGAGTGATCGAAAATGAGAATGCAATGCGTCTGATCCATTACGAACCAATAAAACATTAA
- the si:ch211-149k23.9 gene encoding germ cell-specific gene 1-like protein: MLERMSRRSRSLLSLTLTSLALALSILALCTSYWCEGTHKVVKPLCLSPVKMKNCGQNNSEPYTTESPTQNPYNRTLSPARREELAKIRQRQLANAVHYIWETGEDKFAFRYFHTGFWESCEKHSDGEKCRSFIDLTPGETQGVLWLSVISEFTYIGLLGMGFLLMWLEVLCSHKEMHSLKINAYAAICTVLSGLLGMVAHMMYTTVFQMTVIVGPKDWRPQSWDYGWSFALAWVSFSCCMGAAVVTLNSYTKTIIELRRRQRLRLEEARATTHAPSYDEVVPGGGLYSVSGLLQCPDGMIDVAWAPNGNVVGVGNGDVPTLVLVGGCGPEGCEDCEREMDEMGEAMDRVDSPC, encoded by the exons ATGCTGGAACGCATGTCCCGTCGCTCTCGCTCCCTGCTCTCCCTCACCTTGACCTCTTTGGCTCTGGCCCTCTCTATCCTGGCTCTCTGCACCTCCTACTGGTGTGAGGGCACTCACAAGGTGGTCAAGCCCCTCTGCCTGTCGCCTGTCAAAATGAAGAACTGTGGTCAGAACAACAGTGAGCCTTACACCACAG AGAGTCCCACTCAGAACCCATACAACCGCACGCTATCTCCAGCCAGGAGAGAGGAGCTGGCTAAGATCAGACAAAGGCAGCTGGCCAACGCTGTCCACTACATATGGGAGACGGGCGAAGACAAGTTTGCTTTTAGATACTTCCACACGGGCTTCTGGGAAAGctgtgaaaaacacagtgaTG GGGAGAAGTGTCGCAGCTTTATAGACTTAACTCCAGGAGAAACTCAAG GTGTGCTCTGGCTGTCAGTTATTTCTGAGTTTACATACATCGGTCTGCTGGGAATGGGGTTCTTACTCATGTGGCTGGAAGTCTTGTGTTCCCATAAAGAGATGCACTCACTAAAAATCAATGCTTATGCAGCTATCTGCACTGTGCTATCAG GTCTTCTTGGGATGGTGGCACATATGATGTACACCACAGTGTTTCAGATGACAGTAATTGTGGGCCCCAAGGACTGGAGGCCTCAATCCTGGGACTACGGCTGGTCATTTGC TCTCGCCTGGGTGTCCTTCAGTTGCTGCATGGGAGCTGCTGTCGTCACGCTCAACTCATACACAAAGACCATCATCGAGCTTCGCCGCAGACAGAGACTACGTTTAGAGGAAGCCAGAGCCACCACTCATGCTCCATCCTATGACGAGGTGGTCCCAGGGGGAGGGCTCTACTCTGTCAGTGGCCTATTGCAATGTCCAGATGGGATGATTGATGTGGCGTGGGCTCCAAATGGCAACGTAGTCGGAGTGGGAAATGGGGATGTACCAACTTTGGTTTTAGTAGGAGGCTGTGGCCCTGAGGGGTGTGAGGActgtgagagagagatggatGAGATGGGGGAAGCCATGGACCGAGTTGATTCACCTTGTTAG